One Algibacter sp. L3A6 genomic region harbors:
- a CDS encoding homogentisate 1,2-dioxygenase, translating into MPIYHKLGNIPPKRHTQFRKPDGSLYAEQLFGTIGFDGMATNSYHEQRPTQVKAIKNQYSVAPKIALKNNIKSYRLKGFQVKPENDYLESRKTVLINSDCAIILAAPKQSTENYFYKNTDADELIFVHKGTGKLRTLLGNLDFKYGDYLLIPRGIIYKIDFDTEDNRLFIVESRRPIYTPKRYRNWFGQLLEHAPFCERDIRRPAELETHNENGDFLIKVKKQDDIIEMVYTSHPFDVVGYDGYNYPYAFSIHDFEPITGRIHQPPPVHQTFETDAFVICSFVPRLYDYHPQSIPAPYNHSNIDSDEVLYYVDGDFMSRNDIDQGHISLHPAGIPHGPHPGATERSIGKTKTNELAVMVDTFKPLMLTEEAMKIADENYYKSWLE; encoded by the coding sequence ATGCCTATTTATCATAAACTAGGAAACATTCCTCCTAAACGACACACACAATTTAGAAAACCGGACGGCAGTTTGTACGCCGAACAACTTTTTGGCACTATTGGTTTCGATGGTATGGCAACCAATAGTTACCACGAACAACGACCAACACAAGTAAAAGCCATAAAAAACCAATACAGTGTTGCTCCAAAAATTGCATTAAAAAACAATATAAAATCTTATAGATTAAAAGGCTTTCAAGTAAAACCAGAGAACGATTATTTAGAAAGCCGTAAAACCGTTTTAATAAATAGCGATTGCGCCATTATTCTAGCAGCACCAAAACAATCTACAGAAAACTATTTTTATAAAAACACCGATGCCGACGAGCTTATTTTTGTGCATAAAGGCACTGGAAAACTACGCACACTCCTAGGAAATCTCGATTTTAAATACGGTGATTACCTTTTAATTCCGCGTGGCATTATTTATAAAATAGATTTCGACACCGAAGACAATAGGCTTTTTATAGTAGAATCGCGCCGTCCAATTTACACACCAAAACGTTACCGCAATTGGTTTGGGCAACTTTTAGAACACGCTCCATTTTGCGAACGTGATATTCGCCGTCCGGCAGAATTAGAAACCCATAACGAAAATGGAGACTTTTTAATAAAAGTAAAAAAACAAGACGATATTATAGAAATGGTCTACACCTCTCATCCTTTTGATGTTGTGGGTTACGACGGTTACAACTATCCGTACGCCTTTTCCATTCACGATTTCGAACCCATAACAGGTCGCATACATCAACCGCCACCGGTGCACCAAACTTTTGAAACCGATGCCTTTGTAATATGCAGTTTTGTGCCGCGACTTTACGACTACCATCCGCAATCTATTCCGGCGCCATACAACCATAGCAACATCGATTCCGATGAAGTTTTGTATTACGTAGACGGCGATTTTATGAGTCGTAACGATATCGATCAAGGTCATATTTCTCTGCACCCTGCAGGTATTCCACACGGTCCGCACCCAGGAGCCACGGAACGCAGCATAGGTAAAACTAAAACCAACGAACTCGCCGTAATGGTAGATACTTTTAAACCGCTGATGCTAACCGAAGAAGCCATGAAAATTGCCGACGAAAACTATTATAAATCCTGGTTAGAATAA
- the hppD gene encoding 4-hydroxyphenylpyruvate dioxygenase — protein MSKDIESVNYGLEKIFEGAQDFLPLLGTDYVEFYVGNAKQSAHFYKTAFGFQSHAYKGLETGSTDSVSYVLTQDKIKLVLTTPLNSKSLINEHIVKHGDGVKVVALWVEDARKAYQETTSRGAKSYMEPTVETDEHGEVVRAGIYTYGETVHMFVERKNYNGTFLPGFKAWNSDYNPKPAGLKYIDHMVGNVGWNQMDTWVKFYEDVMGFVNFLSFDDKQIHTEYSALMSKVMSNGNGRIKFPINEPAEGKKRSQIEEYLDFYEGAGVQHIAVATDDIIKTVSQLKANGVEFLSIPPEEYYRAVPGRLEAYSHELREDIEGLKKLGIMIDADEEGYLLQIFTKPVEDRPTLFFEIIQRMGAKGFGAGNFKALFESIEREQAKRGTL, from the coding sequence ATGAGTAAAGATATAGAATCAGTAAACTACGGATTAGAAAAAATATTTGAAGGCGCACAAGATTTTTTACCACTTCTTGGTACCGATTATGTAGAATTCTACGTTGGTAACGCGAAACAATCAGCTCATTTTTATAAAACAGCATTCGGTTTTCAATCGCATGCTTATAAAGGTTTAGAAACCGGATCTACAGATTCCGTAAGCTACGTGCTTACCCAAGATAAAATCAAACTGGTTCTAACCACACCTTTAAACAGTAAATCGCTAATAAACGAACACATTGTTAAACATGGCGATGGCGTTAAAGTAGTTGCTCTTTGGGTAGAAGATGCTCGAAAAGCTTACCAAGAAACTACCAGTCGAGGAGCAAAATCGTATATGGAGCCAACCGTTGAAACCGACGAACATGGCGAAGTTGTTAGAGCCGGTATTTATACTTACGGTGAAACGGTGCACATGTTTGTAGAACGCAAAAATTATAACGGTACTTTTTTACCAGGGTTTAAGGCATGGAATTCTGACTACAACCCAAAACCTGCCGGTCTTAAATACATAGACCACATGGTGGGCAATGTAGGCTGGAACCAAATGGATACTTGGGTTAAATTCTACGAAGATGTTATGGGCTTTGTAAACTTTTTATCGTTTGATGACAAGCAAATCCATACCGAATATTCGGCCTTAATGAGTAAGGTAATGAGTAACGGTAATGGCCGTATAAAATTCCCGATAAACGAACCTGCGGAAGGTAAAAAACGCTCGCAAATTGAAGAATATCTAGATTTTTATGAAGGCGCAGGCGTGCAACACATTGCCGTTGCCACAGATGATATTATAAAAACAGTAAGCCAACTAAAAGCTAATGGTGTGGAATTTTTATCGATTCCGCCAGAGGAATATTATAGAGCCGTACCAGGAAGGCTAGAAGCTTACAGCCATGAACTTCGTGAAGATATTGAAGGCCTAAAAAAACTTGGTATCATGATTGATGCTGACGAAGAAGGGTATTTGCTTCAAATTTTTACAAAACCCGTGGAAGATAGACCGACCTTATTTTTTGAAATCATACAGCGTATGGGCGCTAAAGGCTTTGGTGCTGGTAATTTTAAAGCGCTTTTTGAATCTATTGAGCGTGAACAAGCTAAAAGGGGCACACTTTAA
- a CDS encoding CCC motif membrane protein, which produces MNYSKLPADPSSLVLGIVALVLGFAGCCCYGIFAIIPLIIAIIGLMSANRSLKEFGNNPDVYTPQTRSNVSTARVLNIIAIVFNGIIVLMFIGALIFYGTMWSTGVFDEFKNFDNFETEEIYEYESDTIFSDTEYYESETTIDSIEVEELIEPTDSGE; this is translated from the coding sequence ATGAATTACAGTAAATTACCAGCCGATCCAAGTTCCCTAGTATTGGGCATTGTAGCCTTAGTATTAGGTTTTGCAGGCTGTTGTTGTTATGGCATTTTTGCCATTATCCCATTAATAATAGCCATTATTGGTTTAATGAGCGCCAATAGAAGTTTAAAAGAATTTGGCAACAATCCAGATGTCTATACACCACAAACTAGAAGTAACGTCTCAACGGCACGCGTGCTAAACATAATTGCCATTGTTTTTAACGGTATTATAGTGCTTATGTTTATAGGTGCACTTATATTCTACGGCACCATGTGGTCTACAGGTGTTTTTGATGAATTTAAAAACTTTGACAACTTCGAGACAGAGGAAATTTACGAATATGAATCGGATACTATTTTTAGTGATACCGAATACTACGAATCTGAAACTACTATAGACAGCATAGAGGTTGAAGAGCTCATAGAACCCACCGATAGCGGTGAATAA